The genomic interval ATGTCGGTTTGCTGCCCGCGCACCTGCTTTTTTGCTTCTGTCACATACTGGTTGCCCGGGCCAACGATTTTGTCAACCTTTGGAACTGTTTGCGTGCCATAAGCCATTGCAGCAATTGCCTGCGCGCCACCAACAGCATAAATCTCGTCAATGCCGCAAATTTTGGCAGCAACAAGCACAGAAGCAGATACAGGTGGCGATGAGCAAAGCACTATCTTTTTCACACCAGCCACTTTTGAAGGAATTGCGCACATCAAAACAGTTGAAGGATACGCGGCCCTTCCTCCAGGCGCATATATCCCAATAGAATCAAGAGGCACAATTTTTTGCCTAATTGTTGCAAACTCAGTCTTCACTACCCTGTCCTTTGGCCTTGTTTTTATGCAGACCTTCTCAATCTGGGTTTTTGCAAACTTCAGGGCAGTTATCAGCT from Candidatus Parvarchaeota archaeon carries:
- a CDS encoding histidinol dehydrogenase: MPIRILRLEEADTTNLFQRPAAPDCGKTVSEILTRVKNEGDGALEYYAGLFDKVQGNYLIKVPPSEMEKAYANAAQELITALKFAKTQIEKVCIKTRPKDRVVKTEFATIRQKIVPLDSIGIYAPGGRAAYPSTVLMCAIPSKVAGVKKIVLCSSPPVSASVLVAAKICGIDEIYAVGGAQAIAAMAYGTQTVPKVDKIVGPGNQYVTEAKKQVRGQQTD